A stretch of the Gracilinanus agilis isolate LMUSP501 chromosome 4, AgileGrace, whole genome shotgun sequence genome encodes the following:
- the SPPL2C gene encoding signal peptide peptidase-like 2C: MATIDLLLPFVLLLLVATPAHGEYGVVHVVSGKGSKDYCALFSSEYVTLPRDLHHAPLLPLHDGTKAPWCPSENTYQSSPQGTSPQKPLSKTTAMVLRGNCSFYAKGRLAQGQGAYGLLIVSRAGDLQCSDTTPLPVTYQSQGLLPDLSIPVAVLRYDDMLDILNQARGRAIPRVAMYVPPEPVLDYNMVIIFILAVGTVAVGGYWAGMSEAERLQRRRERRGGAANISEEAEGMAEEEDEEEEPVDFTPAMTGAVVLMSCSIMLLLYFFYDCFVYIMIGVFGLGAGTGLYSCLSPLARRLPLGRYQLILPGLQTYLQLSLILLAGLCTSITAIWMIFRNEERWAWFLQDTLGVAYCLFVLRRVRLPTLRSCASFLLALLAFDVFFVFITPFLTRTGESIMVEVASGPSDSTSHEKLPMVLKVPRLSFSPLTLCDRPFSILGFGDIVVPGFLVAYCHRFDIQVRSSRVYYMTCTLAYAVGLLVTFLAMILMQMGQPALLYLVSCTLITSLGVAVCRQELSLFWTGQGFIKPPTRPTIQSPPSPDVRVMAEEPSPSPEQKSEEHTDIQPIVKPKELNGEEASLLEISIRGDSEETLLPAEDGGTSPCCLTDSSEGWSDANLDPEELPTPPLGTNENPGTLGTQAGELNDAPEGTVVWTGLHKRKGLKVKKSLSAQASLN; encoded by the coding sequence ATGGCAACAATAGACCTCCTCCTCCCTTTCGTCCTCCTACTCCTCGTGGCTACTCCAGCCCACGGAGAGTACGGCGTGGTCCACGTGGTATCAGGGAAGGGCAGCAAAGACTACTGCGCCCTCTTCAGTTCTGAGTACGTCACCTTGCCCCGGGATCTCCACCATGCCCCTCTGCTGCCCCTGCATGATGGCACCAAAGCACCCTGGTGCCCCAGTGAGAACACCTACCAGTCATCCCCACAAGGCACCAGCCCCCAGAAACCACTGAGCAAAACCACTGCCATGGTGCTCCGGGGCAACTGCAGCTTTTATGCCAAGGGCCGCCTGGCCCAAGGCCAGGGTGCCTACGGCCTTCTTATCGTCAGCCGTGCTGGCGACCTCCAGTGTTCGGACACCACCCCACTCCCAGTGACCTACCAGAGCCAAGGGCTGCTCCCTGACCTGAGCATCCCCGTAGCGGTACTCCGCTACGACGATATGTTGGATATCTTGAACCAGGCCCGAGGAAGGGCCATTCCCCGGGTGGCCATGTACGTGCCCCCAGAGCCGGTCCTTGACTACAACATGGTGATCATCTTCATCCTGGCCGTGGGCACCGTGGCTGTGGGGGGCTACTGGGCCGGGATGAGCGAGGCGGAGAGGCTCCAGCGGCGCCGAGAGCGTCGAGGCGGAGCTGCCAATATCAGCGAGGAGGCGGAAGGGATGGCGGAAGAGGAAGACGAGGAGGAGGAGCCAGTGGACTTCACGCCAGCTATGACGGGAGCGGTGGTCCTCATGTCCTGTTCCATCATGCTATTGCTCTATTTCTTCTACGATTGTTTTGTCTACATTATGATTGGCGTCTTTGGGTTGGGCGCCGGTACTGGCCTCTACAGCTGCCTGTCTCCGCTGGCTCGCCGCCTGCCCCTGGGACGCTACCAGCTCATCCTGCCAGGCCTGCAGACTTACCTGCAGCTGTCCTTGATCCTGCTGGCCGGCCTGTGCACCTCCATCACAGCCATCTGGATGATCTTCCGCAACGAGGAGCGCTGGGCCTGGTTCCTACAAGACACTCTGGGTGTAGCCTATTGCCTGTTTGTGCTCAGGCGAGTGAGGCTGCCCACGTTGCGGAGCTGTGCCTCCTTCCTGCTGGCCCTGCTGGCCTTCGatgttttctttgtcttcatcACCCCTTTTCTCACCAGGACTGGCGAGAGCATCATGGTAGAAGTAGCCTCTGGCCCTTCGGATTCCACCAGCCATGAGAAGCTGCCCATGGTGCTGAAGGTGCCTCGCCTCAGCTTCTCCCCACTGACGCTCTGTGACAGACCATTCTCCATCCTTGGCTTTGGGGACATCGTGGTGCCTGGCTTCCTGGTGGCCTACTGCCACCGCTTTGACATCCAGGTACGCTCTTCTCGAGTCTACTACATGACCTGCACCTTAGCCTATGCCGTTGGCCTGTTAGTCACTTTTCTCGCCATGATTCTCATGCAGATGGGCCAGCCAGCACTGCTCTATTTAGTATCCTGTACACTCATCACCAGCCTGGGAGTTGCTGTCTGTCGCCAAGAGCTCTCCCTCTTTTGGACTGGTCAGGGTTTCATTAAGCCACCCACCCGCCCCACCATCCAGTCACCTCCTTCCCCTGACGTTAGGGTGATGGCTGAAGAGCCATCTCCATCGCCAGAGCAGAAGTCAGAAGAACATACTGATATCCAGCCTATTGTAAAGCCCAAGGAGCTAAATGGGGAGGAGGCCAGCCTCCTGGAAATCAGCATTAGAGGGGACTCAGAGGAGACTCTCCTGCCAGCTGAGGATGGAGGCACCAGCCCATGCTGCCTCACTGATAGCTCTGAGGGCTGGAGTGATGCCAACCTAGATCCAGAAGAGCTGCCTACCCCTCCACTTGGGACTAATGAAAATCCAGGAACCCTGGGCACACAGGCGGGGGAACTGAATGATGCCCCTGAAGGCACTGTTGTCTGGACAGGGCTCCACAAAAGAAAGGGCTTAAAGGTCAAGAAAAGCCTATCAGCCCAAGCCTCACTAAACTAG